From the Aquirufa lenticrescens genome, the window GGTGCACCGTCGATGCAGCAGAGTTTGGCCGCTTCAGAAGTGGTGGTGCTGGATGAGATTGATCGTTTTGTGGATGGAGCCTCTGTGAAGCAGGTAGGTTTGAAGACCTTTGCTATTTGTGCCAAAGGCTTAGCTCGCATGTTAACCGTATCTAAAAAAGCTCTTTGTCAAACCATGCTTGATCTCTATGCATTGCGTAGCATGATCGTAGAGCCAGCTGGTGCTTTAAGTGTGGCTGGTCTTGAAGAAATGGCAGAGGAAATCAAGGGGAAAACGGTAGTTTGTGTCATCTCTGGCGGAAATTTCGATCCAAAACGCTTTCCAGAGATTAAATCTCTAGCCTCGGCTTAAAAAAATCCAAAATTTTATATTCTGACGTCTTTTTGTATTTTAGATTAATTGTCTTATTAAATAGATTATAAAAGATTATTAGTAGTTAAATAATCTTATTTACCTTAATTTTTAAGATTTTTAATCTATACTCTGTACTCTCTAATCTCTCATCTCCTTGCTTGCAAACTGAATTAGGTGTAATTTCACAACGAAATAAAACACCTTAAATAAGATGAGTAACCGCATTCAGATTTTTGATACCACCTTACGTGATGGCGAACAAGTTCCCGGCTGTCAATTAAACCGAGAGGAAAAAGTAGAAGTTGCTTTACAACTCGAGTTACTAGGTGTAGATATCATTGAAGCCGGTTTTCCGATCTCATCTCCCGGTGATTTTGCCTCTGTTCAAGCCATATGTGATGCCGTAAAGGAGCCCACAGTTTGCGCCTTGACTCGTGCTAAAAAAGAAGATATCGACGCAGCTGTTGCTGCCTTAAAAACGGCTCGCAAACCTCGTATTCATACAGGAATTGGTTCTTCAGACGTACATATCAAACATAAATTTAATTCGACACGCGAGGAAATTATCGAGCGTGGCGTTTGGGCGGTAAAGTATGCCAAATCCTTTGTGGAAGACGTCGAGTTCTTCGCTGAAGACGCAGGCAGGGCTGACTTAGCTTTTTTGGCACAATTAACACACGAAGTAATCAAAGCCGGTGCAACAGTCGTCAACTTACCAGATACAACGGGTTATTTATTGCCGCACGTCATGCACGAGCGTATCAAATATTTATACGAAAACGTAGATAACATTCACCAGGCTACGATTTCAATGCACAATCACAACGATTTAGGTCTTGCTACTGCAAATACCATCGCCGGTATTCAAGCAGGTGCTCGTCAAGTCGAAGTAACGATAAATGGAATTGGAGAACGCGCCGGAAATACCTCTTTGGAAGAAATTGCGATGATTCTAAACGTGCACAAAGATTTAGGATTTACAACAGGCATCAAGCCAAAATATCTTTACCCTACCAGCACATTAGTTTCTAACTTAATGGGCATGCACGTACAGCCAAACAAGGCCATCGTAGGTGCAAACGCTTTCGCTCACTCATCCGGTATTCACCAAGATGGTTTCTTGAAGCACGCTCAAAACTATGAGATTATGAATCCGGAAGACGTGGGAGTTTCCTCGTCTGCGATTTTATTGACCTCTCGTTCAGGCCGTGCCGCCTTACGCCATCGCTTGACTTTACTAGGATTCGATTTCGAAAAACCAGAATTAGATAAGATCTACACACGCTTCTTGTTGATGGCGGATGAGAGAAAGATGATTCATGATGAGGATCTACGTGAATTAGTAGGTTGATTATTTGTTATTTAAAACAGAAATCGTGCTGCGCAATGATTTCTAGTTTTAAACACCAATATAATCACTACTAGATTCCTTCGGACTCTATCGCTAAAAAAGGGAACTACTGTTCCCTTTTTTTTATGCCACCTTTATGCTTTATTCTTTGTGCTTTCCTACGGACTCATTCCCTCCGGACTCATTTCCTCCCGCCGCTACGACCTCGCCATCACGATCTTCTCTTTCTCTAACACCTTTAATATACCTAAATTAATGGCCTGTTTTGTTGCCTGAAACTTAGCGAAGTCTTTGGTTTGGACGAAATATGTCACGGAAATATCAATGGAATAGGCTCCAAAACCTTCGAAAATAACCTTAGGTGCTTTTTTCTTACATAAAGGTTCTTCTTGGATGAATACTTCAATCGCTGCGATAGCTGCTTCGATTTGTGTTGGCTTAGTATTCAATTCGCATTGGATGGTATATTTTGCACGTCTATAATCGCGTTCGCTCATGTTTTCGAGCGATTGTGATGTTAATAGGCGATTAGGGACTAAAATTAAATTGCCATCTGCTCCTCGGATTCGGGTGCTTCTAAATCCAATTTTTTCTATATCTCCGCTGATGGATCCTATTTGGATATTATCACCTACGACAAATGGGAGGTCAAGGAAAATGGTGAAAGAGGCAAATAAGTTTTCCAATGTTTCGCGAGCAGCTAAAGCTAAGGCTAAACCTCCAATTCCTAGTCCAGTAATTAGGGCTACCACATCCACTTCGAAAACGCGACCTAGGAAAACAAATCCAGCGGCCGTGATAATAAAGACCATTGACAAATCGTTCAGGAAGGGAATGAATTGTTGTTTCGATTTTTGATCTGCGCCATTCCACTTTTCTTGAGCAACTAAAATAATGACTTTCATTAGGCGCACAATAACCCAAGTGATGGTGAAAATTACGGCTGATTCAAAGGCTTTTTCAATGAGGTAGAGTAAGCCGAAATTCTCCATTGGTTGAATATTCCAGGCAGATGGGACGTGGAGGTTTTGGACCGCAAAATACAAGAAGATCCAAAAGATCAGTAATTCAAATGGTTTGCGAATGAGTTGCACGCAATCTTGAATCGAAATAGATTCATCTGGCAGAAATCGGTATACAATCTTTGAAAAGGAATTAGAGAAAAAACGTCTTAAGATAAAACTGATTAAAATAATCCCTCCGAAAAGGAGTAAATCCCATGCTGAATTATCTAAATAGATTCCGTTTTTTAATTCCTCCATCGTTCACTTTATTAATTTTGAGTTCAAATATAGCTAATAACTTAGTCGAATGTGAAATAAAATTACGACCTTTACACACTAGTATTCCCAAAAGGGAGGATTTTAATTTTATGAATTTTATTTCTTTGAATCAGCCTACAGCCCTTCCGAAAACACTTCGTTCTCTATTAATCGTATTGTTTTTGTCGGTTAGCCCCGCACTTTGGGCGCAGACGATCTTGAATTCGCCTTATTCCTATTTAGGTATGGGTGAAATTCAAACAGGAGACAATGTGACCCAAATGATGATGGGTGGAATCGGCGTTTCTAATTCAAATGGAATCTATACGAATGTGGTTAATCCAGCCTTATTAGCGAGAAATCGTTGGACTAATTTAGAAGTAGGTATTAATACAGAATACAAAACTTTGCAGGATTATCGTCAACAGCAAAAGGTTTTTGGAGGTAATTACCAATCTTTGAATTTGACTTTACCTGTGACTAGTCGTTGGACTATGTCTGTTGGTATTCGCCCGCATTCGGCTGTAGAATATGAAACCAGATCTTATCGTCGCCTTAATTTACTAGGAGTGGATAGTTTGATTTATAGTTATAAAGGTAGTGGAGGTGTTAGCAAAGTATCTATTTCAAACGGTGTACGCCTGTTTAAAGAGTTTTATGTAGGACTACAAATGGATTATTTATTTGGTCAAGTAAACCGTAATGTGGCAACCCAAAACATGTCTGATGGCCAATATTATAAAGTTCAATTAGAGGATCTAACTTCTTACTCTGACGTTCAATTTAAGGCGGGATTTGCCTATCGTCTGAAATTGAAGAATGATATGTTTATCAACGCAGGGGCCACGTTGGATCTAAATTCAACTCTGAATGCAAATCAGGTGAAGCGATTTGCGACCATGGATCTTTCGGGTCTTACAGTGATCAATGCAGACACACTTGAAAAGTCTTCGAAATTTGTTCAGCAGATACCAGTGGCGAAACGTTTTGGCTTAAGCATCGAAAAAGCAGCTAAATGGATGGCTGGGATCGATTATAGCTATACTGATTGGAGTAAGGTAAATAATAATTTAGGCCGCACAGCTGCGTTACCAGCTTCGCACAAGGTGTCTGTGGGTGGTGAATATACACCAGATATTGAATCTGTTTCTAGTTATATCAAACGTACAACCTACAGATTAGGAGCTTCCTATGAAAAAACGGCCTATGACTTTTTGGGGAATGGAAAGTATGCAGTAGATAAGAACCTAAGTTTTGGTGTTGCTTTACCGCTTCGCAATCTTTCCTTCTTGAATATCGCCTACCAAGTGGGGCGCCGTGGTTTGATCACTGATAACGGGATGGAAGAACAATACCACCGATTGACTTTAGGTTTGACCTTCAGTGATTTATGGTTCCAAAAGCAGAAAATCAACTAATTTTCTCCAATGCGCAATTCGAGCTTCCTCTTTTTGCTCTTCATAATTAGCACTATTTTTTCTTGTCGCGAAAAAGCGGACGATTCGAAAGCAGTTTATTTAGGCCCTAAGTCAGAATTGTTTGGTATTGATATGGTGTATTCTGATTCGGCCAGAAAAGTAGTTCGAATGGTTACGGAGGAACAATTGACTTTGGCTTCGGAAGATCGGGTTTACCCGAAAGAGATGAAGCTTTGGTTCTA encodes:
- a CDS encoding 2-isopropylmalate synthase, which gives rise to MSNRIQIFDTTLRDGEQVPGCQLNREEKVEVALQLELLGVDIIEAGFPISSPGDFASVQAICDAVKEPTVCALTRAKKEDIDAAVAALKTARKPRIHTGIGSSDVHIKHKFNSTREEIIERGVWAVKYAKSFVEDVEFFAEDAGRADLAFLAQLTHEVIKAGATVVNLPDTTGYLLPHVMHERIKYLYENVDNIHQATISMHNHNDLGLATANTIAGIQAGARQVEVTINGIGERAGNTSLEEIAMILNVHKDLGFTTGIKPKYLYPTSTLVSNLMGMHVQPNKAIVGANAFAHSSGIHQDGFLKHAQNYEIMNPEDVGVSSSAILLTSRSGRAALRHRLTLLGFDFEKPELDKIYTRFLLMADERKMIHDEDLRELVG
- a CDS encoding mechanosensitive ion channel family protein; the encoded protein is MEELKNGIYLDNSAWDLLLFGGIILISFILRRFFSNSFSKIVYRFLPDESISIQDCVQLIRKPFELLIFWIFLYFAVQNLHVPSAWNIQPMENFGLLYLIEKAFESAVIFTITWVIVRLMKVIILVAQEKWNGADQKSKQQFIPFLNDLSMVFIITAAGFVFLGRVFEVDVVALITGLGIGGLALALAARETLENLFASFTIFLDLPFVVGDNIQIGSISGDIEKIGFRSTRIRGADGNLILVPNRLLTSQSLENMSERDYRRAKYTIQCELNTKPTQIEAAIAAIEVFIQEEPLCKKKAPKVIFEGFGAYSIDISVTYFVQTKDFAKFQATKQAINLGILKVLEKEKIVMARS